One Mycobacterium kubicae genomic window carries:
- a CDS encoding PP2C family protein-serine/threonine phosphatase, translated as MHDGAPAGVEIDLAGLWTNVPCPTVVVDRAGVVRALSDSAPSALPGVHLGSPLEEAAAWLSSAHRDLVTTSAGSLTGENSVASGTVGGRKFDAHPAVLAGGEVAWSLVENTGQLLREAQRALAREQERTAFLLEASSVLMASLNVDRCREATVQMAARHLADAAVVIAPVSHGRRLPVFYSGPAGVVEQRSVDADPAEVGGLGEALRGFPPVPSRWIQPDTVPDWLIPQDFTGPVGSVMIIPLPGHGVSAGALVLLRHTDQSVFSEDDEVFARLFAARAGAALSAARLYAEQAAITRTLMRDLLPPRLHGLHGIEFAGGYRASEDYEVVGGDFYDLHPGATPEDETLVVLGDVCGKGLDAAMMTGKIRNTLQALTPLADDHQGVLRLLNTAMLATESTRFATLVLASVSHRDGAVLLRLTCAGHPPPLIVRDGGHVEQADTKGTLVGAFPRITLQTFETCLAPGETCVLYTDGVTEARGGPLGHDFFGEERLATALTGCAGLPAEAIVERVLMMTTQWVGRRAHDDIAVVAITAPRRTYLSAVDGHTRGRYTA; from the coding sequence ATGCACGATGGTGCTCCCGCGGGCGTCGAAATCGACCTCGCCGGTTTGTGGACCAATGTTCCCTGCCCGACGGTGGTGGTCGATCGCGCAGGCGTTGTGCGCGCACTGAGCGATTCCGCTCCGTCCGCGCTGCCCGGCGTGCACTTGGGTAGCCCACTCGAGGAAGCGGCGGCGTGGCTCTCGTCGGCGCATCGTGATCTCGTTACGACGTCGGCGGGTAGTTTGACCGGTGAGAATTCCGTCGCCTCCGGCACCGTGGGTGGCCGCAAATTCGACGCCCACCCGGCGGTCCTGGCCGGTGGCGAGGTGGCATGGTCGCTGGTCGAGAACACCGGCCAGTTGCTTCGTGAGGCGCAGCGGGCATTGGCTCGGGAGCAGGAGCGCACAGCGTTTTTGCTGGAGGCATCGTCGGTGCTGATGGCGTCGCTCAACGTCGACCGCTGCCGAGAAGCGACAGTGCAGATGGCGGCGCGACACCTCGCCGACGCCGCGGTCGTCATCGCTCCGGTAAGCCACGGTAGGCGGCTGCCCGTCTTCTACAGTGGCCCCGCGGGTGTGGTCGAACAGCGCAGTGTCGACGCCGATCCCGCCGAGGTGGGGGGCCTGGGTGAGGCACTGCGCGGCTTCCCACCGGTTCCGTCGCGCTGGATCCAACCCGACACGGTCCCGGACTGGCTCATCCCGCAAGACTTCACCGGTCCGGTGGGGTCGGTCATGATCATTCCGCTTCCCGGCCACGGCGTCTCGGCGGGAGCGCTGGTGTTGCTGCGGCACACCGACCAGTCGGTATTCAGCGAGGACGACGAGGTGTTCGCCCGCCTGTTCGCCGCCCGTGCGGGCGCGGCGTTGTCCGCCGCCCGCCTGTATGCCGAGCAAGCCGCGATCACCCGAACCCTGATGCGCGACCTGTTGCCGCCGCGGCTGCACGGATTACACGGGATCGAATTCGCCGGCGGCTATCGCGCCTCCGAAGACTACGAGGTGGTCGGCGGCGACTTCTACGACCTTCATCCAGGAGCAACTCCCGAGGACGAAACCCTGGTGGTGCTGGGCGACGTCTGCGGCAAGGGTCTGGACGCCGCCATGATGACCGGCAAGATCCGCAACACGCTGCAGGCGTTGACGCCGCTGGCCGATGATCACCAAGGCGTGCTCAGGTTGCTCAACACCGCAATGCTGGCCACCGAGAGCACCCGCTTCGCCACGCTGGTGCTCGCCTCGGTCTCGCATCGAGACGGCGCGGTCCTGTTGCGGTTGACCTGCGCGGGGCACCCGCCGCCGTTGATCGTGCGCGACGGCGGGCACGTGGAACAGGCCGACACCAAGGGCACCCTGGTGGGCGCGTTCCCCCGGATCACGCTGCAGACGTTCGAGACGTGCCTTGCTCCCGGCGAGACGTGTGTGCTGTACACCGATGGAGTCACCGAAGCGCGGGGCGGTCCGCTGGGCCATGACTTCTTCGGTGAAGAGCGGCTGGCGACGGCGTTGACGGGGTGCGCCGGATTACCGGCGGAGGCGATAGTGGAACGCGTTTTGATGATGACGACGCAGTGGGTGGGCCGACGCGCCCACGACGACATCGCAGTGGTGGCCATCACCGCCCCGCGCCGCACTTACCTCAGCGCGGTGGACGGCCACACCCGCGGAAGGTACACCGCTTGA
- a CDS encoding cobalamin B12-binding domain-containing protein, whose amino-acid sequence MHDTDTATSRAAAAVDRHLLRERLWGAVIDRDEFAAAATIFAAIDAGLGPEDALLDVIAPVQQKVGAEWAANRITVAQEHAATAINDRVIAALAHHPASRTPARTGRVTVACVDGEWHALPARLLAEVLRLRGWQVDFLGAQVPTPHLVAHLHQHAPDVVALSCSIPTRLPTAHAAITACQAAGVPVLAGGAAFGSDGRYARQLGADAWAPDARAACERLAQEFPRMHLGASRQPIDDLPHLADQEYTMVSRTAPQLVQSTVTELEDRIPAMRAYTEQQRQHTIEDIAHIVDFLGTGLYTDDDDLFTDFIMWTAEILTARGVPAGGLLPALDLLALQLKDFPRSQRLLQGAGDALTATSGAPQ is encoded by the coding sequence ATGCACGACACCGACACCGCCACTTCGCGCGCTGCCGCTGCCGTTGACAGGCACCTTCTTCGTGAGCGGTTGTGGGGAGCGGTCATCGACCGCGACGAGTTCGCGGCCGCCGCCACCATCTTCGCCGCCATCGATGCGGGCCTGGGGCCCGAGGACGCACTGCTGGATGTGATTGCCCCCGTGCAGCAGAAGGTGGGTGCCGAGTGGGCCGCGAACCGCATCACCGTTGCGCAAGAACATGCCGCTACCGCGATCAACGACCGGGTGATCGCCGCACTTGCCCACCACCCCGCCAGCAGGACCCCTGCTCGCACCGGCCGAGTCACGGTGGCGTGCGTAGACGGTGAGTGGCATGCGCTGCCCGCACGGCTTCTGGCCGAAGTGCTGCGCTTGCGTGGCTGGCAGGTCGATTTCCTGGGCGCACAGGTCCCGACCCCGCATCTGGTGGCACACTTGCATCAGCACGCACCCGATGTCGTCGCCCTGTCCTGTTCCATCCCCACCCGGCTACCCACCGCGCACGCCGCGATCACCGCGTGCCAGGCCGCAGGGGTTCCAGTCCTTGCCGGCGGCGCCGCCTTCGGCAGCGACGGCCGCTACGCCCGCCAGTTGGGGGCCGACGCCTGGGCGCCGGACGCCCGTGCCGCCTGCGAGCGGCTGGCGCAGGAGTTTCCGCGCATGCACCTCGGTGCCAGTCGCCAACCCATTGATGACCTGCCACACCTGGCCGACCAGGAATACACCATGGTCAGCCGAACCGCCCCGCAACTGGTCCAGTCGACCGTCACCGAATTGGAGGACCGCATTCCGGCGATGCGCGCCTATACCGAGCAACAACGTCAGCACACCATCGAGGACATCGCCCACATCGTCGACTTCCTCGGCACCGGTCTCTATACCGACGACGATGACCTGTTCACCGACTTCATCATGTGGACGGCCGAGATCCTGACTGCCCGCGGGGTCCCGGCCGGTGGTCTCCTCCCGGCGCTGGACCTGCTGGCCCTGCAGCTGAAGGACTTTCCCCGCAGTCAACGCCTGCTGCAGGGAGCCGGAGATGCCCTCACGGCCACCTCGGGAGCACCCCAATGA
- a CDS encoding MFS transporter, translating to MALQAVHFFIADMQAGVGPFLGVVLAGRGWTTGAIGALTSLGNVAGLLATGPAGALVDVTTRKRAAVVVAGLCTVAASALIIASNRFWVVASAQAASAIAGAVLGPAVIAITLGVVRQSGFIAQNGRNQAYNHAGNMVGAALSGLVGWQFGFVAVLGLAAAFAGLTITAVLLIPARHIDHRAARGAMVGGDAEQVTGFRVLLESPPLRALAAAIVLFHLGNAAMLPLYGLAVVATRADPFITVAATIVVAQAVMIVASLAASRLAQSRGNWLVILIAFMALPVRALVAAGVITTWGVIPVQILDGVGAGMLSVAVPGLVARLLDGTGRINVGQGALIAAQGIGASLSPLLGGYIAQELGYRAAFLLLGALSVGSLIIWVRSAGILQAADRLAEPGTESQAL from the coding sequence GTGGCACTACAGGCTGTGCACTTCTTCATCGCCGACATGCAGGCCGGTGTCGGCCCATTTCTCGGCGTGGTGCTGGCTGGCCGCGGCTGGACAACCGGGGCTATCGGGGCCCTTACGTCGCTTGGCAACGTGGCGGGGCTGCTTGCCACCGGCCCCGCGGGCGCGCTCGTAGACGTCACCACACGCAAGCGCGCGGCCGTGGTCGTCGCCGGCCTCTGCACAGTCGCCGCCTCGGCGCTGATCATCGCCTCGAACCGATTCTGGGTGGTCGCATCGGCCCAGGCTGCCAGCGCAATCGCCGGCGCGGTACTCGGCCCTGCGGTCATCGCCATCACCCTCGGAGTGGTGCGGCAATCCGGTTTCATCGCGCAGAACGGCCGCAATCAGGCTTACAACCACGCGGGCAATATGGTCGGTGCAGCCCTTTCCGGTCTGGTGGGATGGCAATTCGGGTTCGTTGCCGTGTTGGGACTTGCGGCGGCCTTTGCGGGCTTGACGATCACTGCGGTGCTGCTGATCCCGGCACGGCACATCGATCACCGCGCCGCGCGCGGGGCGATGGTAGGCGGAGATGCCGAACAGGTCACCGGCTTTCGGGTGCTGCTGGAGTCGCCGCCGCTGCGGGCGTTGGCAGCGGCCATCGTCTTGTTCCACCTCGGCAACGCCGCAATGCTGCCCCTCTATGGCCTGGCGGTGGTGGCCACCCGCGCCGACCCGTTCATCACGGTGGCCGCCACCATCGTCGTCGCCCAGGCCGTCATGATTGTCGCATCGCTGGCGGCATCGCGACTCGCGCAGAGCCGGGGCAATTGGCTTGTCATATTGATCGCGTTCATGGCGTTACCCGTGCGCGCCCTGGTGGCCGCCGGTGTCATCACCACCTGGGGCGTCATCCCGGTTCAGATCCTTGATGGAGTTGGCGCCGGCATGCTCTCGGTGGCCGTACCTGGATTGGTTGCCCGACTGCTCGATGGCACCGGACGTATCAATGTCGGTCAGGGTGCGCTGATTGCGGCCCAGGGAATAGGTGCGTCACTGAGCCCGCTGCTCGGCGGGTACATCGCCCAAGAATTGGGGTATCGCGCAGCGTTCCTGTTGTTGGGTGCCCTGTCGGTCGGGTCCCTGATCATTTGGGTTCGCTCCGCCGGCATTCTGCAAGCCGCTGATCGCCTCGCTGAACCGGGCACCGAGAGCCAAGCACTTTGA
- a CDS encoding STAS domain-containing protein, which yields MSLSLTITTASRSACVRVAGELDYQNTTTLVAAVSQLITEQPALTQIHLDFSELVFCDSAGLSGLLLVHRQTHQAGIHLHLDHRPPVLDRLLQTTGTYEYLITTVGSDPAASNPNAGNQTRPGETGVR from the coding sequence ATGAGTCTCAGCCTGACCATCACCACCGCTAGCCGATCGGCCTGCGTGCGCGTGGCCGGTGAGCTCGACTACCAGAACACCACCACCCTGGTGGCGGCCGTATCGCAGCTGATCACCGAACAGCCCGCCCTGACGCAGATCCACCTCGACTTCTCCGAGTTGGTGTTCTGTGACTCTGCCGGCCTTTCCGGCCTGCTGCTCGTGCACCGTCAGACCCATCAGGCCGGCATCCACCTTCACCTCGACCACCGACCGCCGGTCCTGGACCGTCTGCTGCAAACCACCGGCACCTACGAATACCTCATCACCACGGTCGGTTCGGACCCGGCGGCGTCGAACCCCAACGCCGGCAACCAAACTCGCCCCGGTGAGACCGGAGTCCGCTGA